A DNA window from Helianthus annuus cultivar XRQ/B chromosome 15, HanXRQr2.0-SUNRISE, whole genome shotgun sequence contains the following coding sequences:
- the LOC110911348 gene encoding receptor-like protein 7, whose product MGFEQHSLVAPWVRLQTLELSHNMLHGEILMPPPTTEYFSVSNNNLTGGIPPSICDLLSLQLLDLSFNNIIGSIPPCLEKLSNSSLTVLNLRGNTLHGTIPNIFANGSMLQFIDLSENILEGQVPRSLEDCKSLRFLDLGYNFIEDLFPSWLGVLLELQVFILRFNKFHGIIRIPSKIKVNFPALGIIDLSYNSFYGDLPHQYFLEWLAMTETKANANYMETYVDVAEIYRPISFSLQMTSKGVKLEYVKILNAFFAVDFSSNMFSGKIPESVKTLTGLQLLNLSNNELSGVIPPSMGNLIRLEALDLSSNKLSGMIPQDLVQLNFLAFLNVSNNNLTGPIP is encoded by the coding sequence ATGGGTTTTGAGCAACATTCACTGGTTGCTCCTTGGGTTAGGTTACAAACACTGGAATTGAGTCACAACATGCTGCATGGAGAGATTCTGATGCCACCACCAACAACCGAGTACTTTTCTGTCTCAAACAATAATCTGACCGGAGGAATTCCACCATCCATATGCGACTTGTTGTCTCTCCAGTTGCTTGATTTGTCATTCAACAACATTATTGGCTCCATTCCTCCATGCTTGGAGAAATTAAGCAATTCAAGTTTGACAGTGTTGAATCTAAGAGGCAACACTTTGCACGGAACCATTCCCAACATATTCGCCAATGGAAGTATGCTTCAGTTTATTGATTTAAGTGAAAACATACTCGAGGGGCAGGTACCAAGATCATTGGAGGATTGTAAATCACTCCGGTTCCTAGATCTTGGATATAACTTTATAGAAGACTTGTTCCCCTCCTGGTTGGGAGTACTATTAGAGTTACAAGTATTCATTCTCAGGTTCAACAAATTTCATGGTATTATAAGAATACCAAGTAAAATCAAAGTCAACTTCCCAGCATTGGGAATCATTGACCTCTCATACAATTCATTTTATGGTGATTTGCCACATCAGTATTTCCTCGAGTGGTTAGCAATGACGGAGACCAAGGCGAATGCAAACTATATGGAAACATATGTTGATGTGGCTGAAATATACAGACCTATTTCGTTCTCGCTTCAAATGACTAGCAAAGGTGTAAAGTTGGAATATGTGAAAATTCTAAACGCATTTTTTGCAGTTGATTTCTCAAGTAACATGTTTAGTGGGAAGATTCCAGAGTCTGTTAAAACTCTCACTGGTCTTCAATTGCTCAACCTTTCGAATAATGAACTTTCCGGCGTCATCCCACCATCCATGGGAAATCTTATACGCCTTGAAGCACTGGATCTTTCTAGTAACAAGCTCTCTGGAATGATACCTCAAGACTTGGTACAACTGAATTTCCTTGCATTCTTAAACGTTTCCAACAACAATCTCACCGGACCCATACCATAA
- the LOC110911343 gene encoding receptor-like protein 7 → MARSIHVFFLILLLHVLESALANKLSSLSLADECSLLFQLKQSMTINKSGSYDPRAYPKVASWNLNGSDGAGNCCLWDGVECRFGHVIGLDLSSSFLYGTISSNNSLFDLIHLRTLNLADNNFHSSQIPSGIGRLSQLANLNLSSSFFSGKVPKQISHLRNLVSLDLTGNLYIVYNLYQLELQSSDFQNLVQNSSETLRELFLSRVNIDSELPASIGNLTHLNILDLSWCGFTGTLPASVSNLTQLTFLDLSVNQELLIPIPHLASLSKLKYLKLGDAIFDRNNSCDWLGKFPNLFYLDLSYTSLNCEIPSSIGNQTQLRELYLRSIGMIGQIPSSFTNLTHLTALDLSENMLTSSLPSLESFSNLTSLSLSYNNFDRWKLPDWFGKLNKITYFGISDANLYGEIPSSFFNLTQVEELYLYGNNLTVDFNLIFSLRKLKYLDLSGNNITLSVIDSHRNETQPKFKYISLASCNLKVFPEFLRFQNQLEHLYLDNNNMEGLVPGWMWNISKDTLLELTLINNLLMGFEQHSPLDSWVSLQLLDLSNNMLHESIPVPPPTIEFFSVSNNNLTGEIPPSICDLTSLHLLDLSFNNITGSIPPCLEKLSNSSLTVLNLRSNILQGTIPNIFSTESKLEMIDLSENKLEGQVPRSLENCDSLRLLDLGYNFLEDMFPVWLGALSELQVLILKFNNFHGIIRMPARIKVNFPKLHIIDLSYNSFSGDLPHQYFQEWSTMKETKANTTYMETYIEDDSIFKTYWFSIHMTNKGEKMDYKKIMNTFSAVDLSSNMFRGKIPESIKTLSGILLLNLSNNELSGAIPPSMGNLIRLEALDISGNKLSGMIPQDLVQLNFLAFLNVSNNNLTGPIPQGKQFNTFSNDSYMGNALCGFPLSMKCGDSEASKPPKVSFEEDTESYFPNGSDWVVILIGAVTGLVIGLVCGDYLSTKYYRWFSQRSRR, encoded by the coding sequence ATGGCCAGATCTATTCATGTCTTCTTTCTGATATTGCTGCTACATGTTCTTGAATCAGCCTTGGCCAATAAACTTTCTTCATTGAGCCTTGCTGATGAGTGCTCTCTGTTATTCCAATTAAAACAGAGCATGACTATTAACAAGTCTGGATCCTATGATCCTCGTGCTTATCCAAAGGTTGCTTCATGGAACCTTAACGGATCAGATGGTGCGGGAAATTGCTGCTTGTGGGATGGGGTTGAGTGCAGGTTCGGTCATGTGATCGGGCTCGACTTGAGCAGCAGCTTTCTCTATGGCACCATCTCTTCCAACAACAGTCTCTTCGACCTCATTCACCTTCGTACACTAAACCTTGCTGATAACAATTTCCATTCCTCTCAGATTCCTTCTGGAATAGGTAGACTCTCGCAGTTAGCAAATCTTAATCTGTCATCTTCTTTTTTCAGTGGGAAAGTCCCAAAACAAATCTCACACCTCAGGAATTTGGTTTCCTTGGATCTAACAGGAAACTTGTACATTGTATATAACCTGTATCAGTTAGAACTGCAAAGTTCCGACTTCCAAAATCTAGTTCAAAATTCAAGTGAGACTCTAAGAGAACTCTTTCTCTCAAGGGTCAACATTGATTCCGAGCTACCAGCTTCAATCGGAAATCTCACACACTTGAACATCTTGGATTTAAGTTGGTGCGGTTTCACGGGGACTTTACCTGCATCTGTAAGCAACCTGACACAACTTACATTTCTGGATCTTTCTGTTAATCAAGAGTTGCTAATACCTATTCCACATTTGGCCAGcctatcaaaactcaaatatTTAAAACTCGGAGATGCTATATTTGATAGAAATAATAGTTGTGACTGGCTTGGTAAGTTTCCAAACCTCTTTTATTTAGACCTTTCGTACACTAGTCTAAATTGTGAGATTCCATCATCTATTGGAAACCAGACACAACTTAGAGAACTTTACCTCAGGAGTATTGGCATGATTGGTCAAATACCGTCATCATTTACGAATCTAACACACCTTACTGCCCTGGATCTTTCTGAGAATATGTTAACAAGTAGTCTTCCCTCTTTAGAAAGCTTTTCAAACCTCACATCTTTGTCCCTCTCCTACAATAATTTTGATAGATGGAAGCTGCCTGATTGGTTTGGTAAGCTAAACAAGATCACTTATTTTGGTATTTCTGATGCCAACCTGTATGGTGAAATTCCATCGTCTTTTTTCAATCTGACTCAAGTTGAAGAGTTATACCTGTATGGAAACAACCTCACAGTGGACTTTAATCTTATTTTTTCTCTTAGGAAACTTAAATATTTGGATCTAAGTGGAAACAATATCACACTTTCAGTCATAGATAGCCACAGAAATGAAACTCAACCCAAGTTCAAATATATATCGTTGGCATCCTGTAACTTGAAAGTCTTTCCTGAATTTCTACGGTTTCAAAATCAATTGGAGCATTTGTACCTTGATAACAATAATATGGAGGGCCTGGTACCTGGATGGATGTGGAACATTAGCAAGGATACACTGCTTGAACTTACACTTATTAATAATCTCCTAATGGGTTTTGAGCAGCATTCACCACTTGATTCTTGGGTTAGTTTACAATTACTAGACCTGAGTAACAATATGCTGCATGAATCAATCCCAGTGCCACCACCAACCATCGAGTTCTTTTCTGTGTCAAACAATAACCTGACGGGAGAAATTCCACCATCGATATGTGACTTGACGTCTCTCCAtttgcttgatttgtcattcAACAACATTACTGGCTCGATTCCACCATGCTTGGAGAAATTAAGCAATTCAAGTTTGACAGTGTTGAATCTTAGAAGCAACATTTTGCAAGGAACAATTCCCAATATATTTAGTACTGAAAGCAAGCTTGAGATGATTGATTTGAGTGAAAATAAATTGGAGGGTCAGGTTCCTAGATCATTGGAGAACTGTGACTCACTCCGGTTGCTAGATCTTGGATATAACTTTCTAGAAGACATGTTTCCTGTCTGGTTGGGAGCACTTTCAGAGCTACAGGTTCTTATTCTAAAGTTTAACAATTTTCATGGCATTATAAGAATGCCAGCTCGTATCAAAGTTAACTTCCCAAAATTGCACATTATTGACCTCTCATATAATTCATTTTCTGGTGATCTGCCACATCAGTATTTCCAAGAGTGGTCAACAATGAAGGAGACCAAGGCAAACACAACATATATGGAAACATATATTGAGGATGATAGTATCTTTAAGACTTATTGGTTCTCAATTCACATGACTAACAAAGGTGAAAAGATGGACTACAAAAAAATTATGAACACCTTTTCTGCAGTTGATCTCTCAAGTAACATGTTTAGAGGAAAGATTCCAGAGTCAATTAAAACCCTCAGTGGTATTCTGTTGCTCAACCTTTCTAATAATGAACTTTCCGGCGCCATCCCACCATCCATGGGAAATCTCATACGCCTTGAAGCACTGGATATTTCTGGTAACAAGCTCTCTGGAATGATACCTCAAGACCTGGTACAACTGAATTTCCTTGCATTCTTAAATGTTTCCAACAACAATCTCACTGGACCCATACCACAAGGTAAACAATTCAATACCTTTTCGAACGATTCTTACATGGGAAATGCATTGTGTGGATTCCCTTTATCCATGAAATGTGGGGATTCAGAAGCATCAAAGCCTCCAAAAGTTTCATTCGAAGAAGATACCGAGTCTTACTTTCCAAATGGAAGTGATTGGGTTGTGATACTTATTGGTGCTGTGACTGGGCTAGTGATTGGACTCGTTTGTGGGGATTATCTAAGCACAAAGTATTACAGGTGGTTTTCTCAAAGATCCAGAAGGTGA